A genome region from Manihot esculenta cultivar AM560-2 chromosome 5, M.esculenta_v8, whole genome shotgun sequence includes the following:
- the LOC110615153 gene encoding cytochrome P450 709B2 — translation MAYVGIFMAAFTFLLLPKIWQVLKISLWRPYALSRSFRKQGVKGPSYSLFSGSLHEMKRLKMDAAQIVMDTTSNDITPRVLPQYHKWCPLYGETILYWFGTRPVVSISDPDLAKQILSNKFGFYVKPKCSPAIQALTGNGVALVNGGEWARRRRIVNPAFSMDKLKVMVKRMATCTVAMLEAWKDEANAAMDQCKTIEMNGEFRKLTAEIIAYTAFGSSYSQGKEAFEAQVELQHYCAASLLDVLIPGSHYLPTPSNLQLWKLDRRIRNSLRDIIKSRLKPKNLDCNYGDDLLGLIMSASENSDIKEGPKLNMDEIVEECKTFFFAGHETSSNLLTWTVFLLSLHQDWQTRLREEVLKECGLEIPDSDMLARLRLVNMVLLEALRLYCPVVEMFREASKDMKLGNMMIPKDAWVSIPLAKIHRSKEYWGEDANEFNPIRFKNGISKAANHPNAFLAFGIGPRTCVGQNFAMLEAKAVLAMVLQRFCFSLSSEYKHAPVDNLALQPQYGLPIVVKPLLAQNI, via the exons ATGGCTTATGTGGGCATTTTCATGGCGGCTTTcacatttcttcttcttccaaaGATTTGGCAAGTGTTAAAGATTTCCTTGTGGAGACCATATGCTCTGTCTAGAAGCTTCCGGAAACAAGGAGTTAAGGGTCCTTCTTACTCGCTTTTCTCTGGATCTTTACATGAAATGAAAAGGCTGAAGATGGATGCTGCTCAAATTGTCATGGATACAACCTCAAACGACATTACTCCCAGAGTTCTGCCTCAGTACCACAAATGGTGCCCTCTATATG GAGAAACAATTCTTTATTGGTTTGGGACGAGGCCAGTGGTTAGCATATCGGACCCTGATCTGGCAAAACAAATTTTATCAAACAAATTTGGTTTCTATGTGAAGCCCAAGTGCAGTCCTGCAATACAAGCACTGACAGGAAATGGAGTAGCTCTAGTCAATGGAGGGGAATGGGCTAGGCGCAGAAGAATTGTTAATCCTGCTTTCTCTATGGACAAGCTAAAG GTCATGGTAAAGAGAATGGCAACATGTACTGTAGCGATGCTTGAAGCTTGGAAAGATGAGGCCAATGCAGCTATGGATCAATGTAAAACGATAGAAATGAATGGAGAATTTCGAAAGCTTACTGCTGAAATAATAGCCTACACTGCCTTTGGCAGTAGCTATTCTCAAGGGAAAGAAGCTTTTGAAGCACAAGTCGAGCTTCAACACTACTGTGCAGCTTCACTTCTTGATGTTTTGATCCCTGGCAGCCA CTATCTTCCAACTCCATCAAACCTACAGTTATGGAAGCTCGATAGAAGAATAAGGAATTCTCTAAGGGACATCATAAAGAGCAGACTAAAACCTAAGAATCTAGATTGCAATTATGGGGATGATCTGCTTGGTTTGATCATGTCAGCATCAGAAAACTCAGACATCAAAGAAGGACCCAAGTTAAACATGGATGAAATAGTGGAAGAGTGCAAAACATTCTTTTTTGCAGGGCATGAAACATCCTCAAATTTGCTAACTTGGACAGTCTTCTTGTTGAGCTTACATCAAGACTGGCAAACAAGGCTCAGAGAAGAAGTGCTGAAAGAATGTGGACTGGAAATTCCTGATTCAGACATGTTGGCCAGGTTAAGATTG GTAAACATGGTCCTCCTCGAGGCCTTGAGGTTGTACTGTCCGGTAGTAGAAATGTTCAGGGAAGCATCAAAAGACATGAAATTGGGGAACATGATGATTCCAAAGGATGCATGGGTGTCAATTCCTCTGGCAAAGATCCACCGGAGCAAAGAATATTGGGGAGAGGATGCAAACGAGTTCAATCCAATTAGGTTTAAGAATGGGATTTCAAAGGCAGCGAACCACCCAAATGCTTTTCTAGCCTTTGGGATAGGTCCAAGAACTTGTGTGGGACAAAATTTTGCAATGCTGGAAGCAAAAGCAGTTCTTGCAATGGTTCTTCAGAGGTTTTGCTTCTCCCTCTCCTCTGAGTATAAACATGCCCCAGTGGACAACCTTGCTTTGCAGCCCCAATATGGGCTCCCCATTGTCGTCAAGCCTTTGCTTGCGCAGAACATATAG
- the LOC110614610 gene encoding transcription factor MYB61: MGRHSCCYKQKLRKGLWSPEEDEKLLRHITKYGHGCWSSVPKQAGLQRCGKSCRLRWINYLRPDLKRGTFSQQEENLIIELHAVLGNRWSQIAAQLPGRTDNEIKNLWNSCLKKKLRQRGIDPVTHKPLSEVENNGEDKNPPANNVQDKASGVSNELNFLQANNSNRGQSLQEKKRSPASAQAYQLEGQGSNSKTMSSNANNHRNNSNLLTPVSNKDFFLERFATSHQEGSTSNCQPSDLHFPLQQLNYASNARLITNSIPSLWFTNTSKPLDMNSEFSSSSIPSILPPTTSSFLSTPLAFKPSVTVPSDDPPLASFPISSSRYWEAGAPSNNSNSSTGSSGYTELQTNSSFFENTLFSWGLGDCSSTEKEGQNQLMGSQQEDVKWPEYLHNPLIMAAALQNQSPQSLYNEIKSETQFLSENSSGMWPHNQQQQEPFQTSNICAKDIQRLTAAYGHI, from the exons ATGGGAAGGCACTCTTGCTGCTACAAGCAGAAGCTGAGGAAAGGCCTCTGGTCACCTGAAGAAGATGAGAAACTTCTCAGGCATATTACTAAGTATGGCCACGGTTGTTGGAGCTCTGTCCCCAAGCAAGCTG GTTTACAAAGATGTGGAAAGAGCTGCAGATTGAGGTGGATTAATTACTTGAGGCCTGATTTGAAGAGAGGCACATTCTCCCAGCAGGAAGAGAACCTCATAATTGAACTTCATGCAGTTCTGGGCAACAG GTGGTCTCAGATTGCAGCACAATTGCCAGGAAGGACCgacaatgaaattaaaaatctctgGAACTCTTGCTTAAAGAAGAAACTTAGGCAGAGAGGCATTGACCCTGTTACCCACAAACCACTTTCCGAAGTTGAAAACAATGGGGAAGACAAGAATCCTCCTGCCAACAATGTCCAAGATAAAGCCTCTGGAGTCTCCAATGAACTGAACTTCCTCCAAGCCAATAATTCTAACCGAGGGCAAAGTTTACAAGAAAAGAAGCGATCTCCGGCTTCTGCGCAAGCCTACCAATTGGAAGGGCAAGGTTCTAACTCCAAGACTATGAGCAGCAACGCCAACAACCACAGGAACAACAGCAATTTGTTGACGCCCGTAAGCAACAAGGACTTTTTCTTGGAAAGGTTCGCAACCTCCCACCAGGAAGGCTCCACAAGCAACTGCCAACCTTCAGATTTGCATTTCCCTCTTCAGCAATTGAATTATGCGTCCAATGCCAGGCTCATAACCAACTCAATCCCCTCCCTCTGGTTCACCAACACCAGCAAACCTTTGGACATGAACTCTGAATTCTCTTCCAGTTCAATACCCAGCATCCTTCCACCCACAACAAGTTCATTTCTTTCTACACCTTTGGCTTTCAAGCCCTCTGTCACCGTTCCCTCCGACGATCCTCCGTTAGCGTCTTTTCCAATCAGTAGTTCACGGTACTGGGAGGCCGGTGCCCCCAGCAATAATAGTAACAGCAGCACTGGAAGCAGCGGCTACACCGAACTACAAACCAACAGCTCTTTCTTTGAGAACACCCTGTTTTCTTGGGGACTAGGGGACTGTAGCTCAACGGAGAAAGAGGGTCAAAACCAGCTAATGGGAAGCCAACAGGAGGACGTCAAATGGCCGGAATATCTTCATAATCCGTTAATAATGGCTGCAGCTTTACAAAATCAAAGTCCACAATCCTTATACAATGAGATAAAATCAGAAACACAGTTCCTAAGTGAAAATTCAAGCGGTATGTGGCCTCATAACCAGCAGCAACAAGAACCTTTCCAAACTTCTAATATATGCGCTAAAGATATCCAAAGACTGACAGCTGCTTATGGACATATATAA